The Halalkalibaculum roseum genome window below encodes:
- a CDS encoding acetate--CoA ligase family protein: MLDPFFKPKGVAVIGASRDPHKLGHGVVRNLKEYRYQGPIYPVNKRASEILGEQCFASISDVPDPVDLAVIIVPSKAVPDTLKECGNRGIRYSIVVSGGFSETGEEGRKLEEELKSVADEMNINVIGPNCIGTIDTHTPVNTTFVTGMPEPGEIGFSSQSGAMVAAVIDWARGAGVGFSRIVSLGNQAGINETQMIEALCDDSQTEVITAYIEGVSDGTAFLDSAERASLKKPFVALKGGRGESGAKAVASHTGALAGSAEAYEAAFKRSGVLQAGTMEEMFDWARALAWQPLPEGNKVAVLTNAGGPAILAVDALEKAGLEMAELSKETKEYLRSRLPKAASVSNPVDVLAGSGPGTYAVALDALLTDEHVDALVVIQAPQDWFLPASLAEVVGEVAGVHDKPVIASIMGKASVDEALSILHKRKIPNVAFPERVASILAAMLQRKEWLSTARNEPDLFGVADRKAIKSYATRENWPELLEAYGISLPPQEEVSTKDEALKSAAKIGYPVVLKLISDTVTHKTEIGGVKMGIEDEDGLIRAWNELEDAASKANTGMKGALVQKMLSGGSEVIIGIRQDEQFGPLVLFGTGGTDVELLHDVATGIAPLNSMQAEQLVDKTVAGAKLKGWRNQPEGDRETVLEYLMRMAQLADELPNISELEINPLYVLPKGKGAYAIDIRGTYREE; the protein is encoded by the coding sequence ATGCTCGATCCATTTTTCAAGCCTAAGGGAGTCGCTGTGATAGGGGCTTCGAGAGACCCTCATAAACTGGGACACGGTGTGGTTCGTAATCTAAAAGAATACCGCTACCAGGGGCCGATTTACCCTGTCAACAAAAGAGCATCAGAAATACTGGGCGAACAGTGCTTTGCCTCCATATCTGATGTGCCCGACCCCGTTGATCTGGCCGTCATCATTGTACCCTCTAAAGCTGTGCCCGACACCCTAAAGGAGTGTGGCAATCGCGGAATCAGGTATTCCATTGTTGTAAGCGGGGGCTTCAGCGAAACGGGAGAAGAGGGAAGAAAGCTGGAAGAGGAACTGAAGAGCGTTGCCGATGAGATGAATATCAACGTCATCGGTCCAAACTGTATCGGTACCATTGATACCCATACCCCGGTGAATACCACGTTCGTCACCGGGATGCCGGAACCGGGAGAAATCGGCTTTAGTTCCCAGTCGGGGGCTATGGTGGCAGCCGTCATCGACTGGGCCCGGGGAGCCGGCGTAGGATTTTCACGTATTGTTAGCTTAGGAAATCAGGCAGGAATCAACGAGACACAGATGATTGAGGCGCTGTGCGACGACAGCCAGACTGAAGTCATTACCGCTTATATCGAAGGAGTCTCAGACGGAACGGCTTTTCTTGATTCGGCCGAAAGAGCATCCCTTAAAAAACCTTTTGTAGCCTTGAAAGGAGGACGAGGCGAAAGCGGCGCCAAAGCCGTAGCCTCCCACACCGGCGCACTTGCCGGAAGCGCCGAAGCCTATGAAGCAGCTTTTAAACGAAGCGGCGTGCTACAGGCAGGAACCATGGAAGAGATGTTCGACTGGGCGCGCGCCCTGGCTTGGCAGCCCCTGCCGGAGGGCAATAAAGTGGCCGTGCTAACCAACGCGGGTGGGCCGGCTATTCTCGCTGTGGATGCCCTGGAAAAGGCCGGACTGGAAATGGCTGAGCTGTCAAAAGAAACCAAGGAGTATCTCAGGTCACGACTCCCCAAGGCTGCCAGCGTCAGCAATCCCGTGGATGTATTGGCCGGTTCAGGCCCCGGCACATACGCCGTGGCCCTTGATGCCCTGCTGACCGATGAACATGTCGATGCACTGGTAGTTATTCAGGCGCCGCAGGACTGGTTTTTGCCGGCCAGTCTGGCCGAGGTTGTAGGTGAAGTAGCGGGAGTTCATGACAAACCGGTCATAGCTTCAATAATGGGTAAGGCCTCAGTGGATGAAGCCCTTAGTATTCTGCACAAGCGCAAGATTCCTAATGTCGCTTTTCCGGAACGGGTTGCCTCCATTCTCGCGGCCATGCTGCAAAGAAAGGAGTGGTTAAGCACGGCACGGAATGAACCTGATTTGTTTGGAGTAGCAGATCGCAAAGCGATAAAGAGCTACGCTACCCGGGAAAACTGGCCCGAACTGCTGGAAGCATACGGAATCAGCCTGCCGCCTCAGGAAGAGGTATCCACGAAGGATGAAGCACTGAAATCGGCTGCAAAGATAGGCTATCCGGTAGTTTTAAAACTGATATCCGATACGGTGACCCACAAGACCGAAATAGGCGGAGTTAAGATGGGAATTGAGGATGAGGATGGATTGATCAGAGCCTGGAATGAGCTGGAAGATGCTGCTTCAAAGGCAAATACCGGAATGAAAGGCGCTCTTGTACAGAAAATGCTAAGTGGGGGTAGTGAAGTCATAATTGGAATCAGGCAGGATGAACAGTTCGGGCCGCTTGTTCTTTTTGGAACCGGTGGAACCGATGTTGAACTCCTTCATGATGTGGCAACCGGTATCGCCCCATTGAATAGCATGCAGGCCGAACAACTTGTGGACAAAACGGTGGCCGGGGCCAAACTCAAAGGATGGAGGAATCAGCCTGAAGGCGATCGTGAAACCGTATTGGAATACCTGATGCGGATGGCTCAGCTGGCTGATGAGTTGCCAAATATCAGTGAACTGGAAATAAATCCGCTCTATGTATTGCCTAAAGGCAAAGGAGCGTATGCCATAGATATTCGCGGTACTTACAGGGAAGAGTGA
- a CDS encoding tryptophanase, translating to MDLEEFRTNTIIEPFRIRSVEAIRFTTMDERKELLAEAGYNPFLLKAKDVLIDLLTDSGTGAMSSGQWAGIISSDESYAGSSSFYRLENAVQEITAFKHVIPTHQGRAAENILFTTIAGKGDVVPSNTHFDTTRAHVEHSGAEARDLVIEEGKQPRNTHPFKGNMDLAKLEQTIEEVGTDRIPVIMITVTNNSGGGQPVSMENIRAVSEIAKKHDIPFFIDACRFAENAWFIKTREDGYEDKEPIEIAREMFSYADGCTMSAKKDGMSNIGGFLAMNSDELAEKCRNLEILTEGFPTYGGMAGYDMEAVAIGLFEALNEDYLRYRIRSIAYLGDKLSRAGVPIVKPTGGHAVYLDAKEILSHVPPLEYPAWSFNNALYRLGGVRGVEIGSVMFGKQPGGSEKPASMELVRLAFPRRVYTQSHVDYLAEVIINAYEQREQLGGYKIASGPDVLRHFSARMLPLGH from the coding sequence ATGGATCTTGAAGAATTTAGGACAAACACGATCATTGAACCATTTCGCATTCGCTCGGTGGAAGCCATTCGATTTACCACTATGGATGAACGAAAAGAGCTTCTGGCGGAAGCAGGCTACAACCCTTTCCTGCTAAAAGCCAAAGATGTGCTGATCGATTTGTTGACGGACAGCGGTACCGGAGCCATGTCTTCCGGCCAATGGGCAGGGATCATTTCAAGTGATGAATCCTACGCCGGATCTTCTTCCTTCTACCGCCTGGAAAACGCTGTGCAGGAAATTACAGCTTTCAAGCACGTAATTCCCACACACCAAGGCCGAGCCGCGGAAAATATCCTTTTTACCACTATTGCCGGAAAGGGTGATGTAGTGCCCAGTAATACTCATTTTGATACCACCCGTGCCCATGTAGAACACAGCGGAGCAGAAGCCCGTGACCTGGTTATTGAGGAGGGGAAGCAACCACGTAATACCCATCCTTTTAAAGGAAATATGGACCTTGCAAAACTGGAGCAGACCATTGAGGAGGTCGGCACGGATCGCATTCCGGTAATCATGATTACGGTAACCAACAATTCGGGTGGCGGTCAACCGGTGAGCATGGAAAACATCCGGGCGGTTTCGGAAATTGCAAAAAAGCATGACATACCATTTTTCATTGATGCCTGCCGTTTTGCAGAAAATGCCTGGTTCATTAAGACGAGGGAGGATGGGTATGAAGATAAAGAGCCGATAGAAATTGCACGTGAAATGTTCAGCTATGCCGATGGGTGTACTATGAGTGCCAAGAAAGACGGTATGTCGAATATCGGCGGATTTCTGGCCATGAACAGCGATGAATTAGCCGAAAAGTGCCGGAACCTTGAGATATTGACAGAAGGCTTCCCAACCTACGGCGGGATGGCCGGCTATGATATGGAAGCGGTTGCTATCGGACTTTTTGAAGCACTCAATGAAGACTATCTTCGCTATCGCATACGATCCATTGCCTATCTGGGCGACAAGCTGAGCAGGGCCGGTGTACCAATTGTGAAGCCTACAGGCGGTCATGCCGTATACCTGGATGCCAAGGAGATTCTGTCTCACGTACCGCCCCTGGAATATCCTGCATGGTCATTCAATAACGCTCTCTACCGGCTGGGAGGTGTTCGCGGAGTGGAGATCGGATCGGTGATGTTCGGCAAACAGCCCGGCGGATCGGAGAAACCGGCATCCATGGAGCTGGTTCGCCTGGCATTTCCCCGGCGCGTGTATACCCAAAGTCACGTCGATTACCTGGCGGAGGTGATTATCAATGCTTATGAACAGCGTGAGCAGCTGGGTGGCTATAAAATCGCTTCAGGGCCGGATGTACTGCGTCACTTCTCGGCCCGAATGTTACCGCTGGGTCACTAA
- a CDS encoding WD40/YVTN/BNR-like repeat-containing protein, producing MKTFIHLGALCFLMALTSISLAQKSDDKPSDPRYETAWNSLAFRSIGPAFTSGRISDFAVNPNDHSEFYVATSSGGVWKTTNGGVILEPVFDSEGSYSIGFVAMDPNNRNVVWVGTGENNNQRSVAYGDGVYKSIDGGKSWSHMGLKNSEHIGMIEIDPRNSDVVYVAATGPLWSAGGDRGLYKTTDGGETWENILEISEHTGINEVHMDPRNPDVLYATAHQRRRHVFTYISGGPESAIYKSSDAGVTWKKIMKGMPSGDIGRIGLDISPANPDVVYAIVEAQDDKSGFYRSTDRGESWERRSDYSSSGNYYQEVVADPVDTDLVYVMNTFAGVSEDGGKSFENVGERNKHIDNHALWIDPTNPSHLLNGNDGGVYESYDRGKTWRFFTNLPVTQFYKLAVDNDEPFYNVYGGTQDNFTLGGPSRTNATTGINDDEWFVTVLGDGFEPHVDPTNPDIVYAQYQYGNLFRFDKKSGEMQDIKPQAPEGDYDYNWNWDSPFFVSVHDHKRLYFGSDRVLRSDDMGQSWRELSGDLTRQIDRNRLEVMGKVWPMDAIAKNASTTEYGNIVALAESPLDENLLFAGTDDGLIHISEDTGENWRKIEKFPGVPDMVYVNEIVASEHNRNMLYAAFNNHKNGDFKPYLLKSTNLGRSWQPIVNNLPERGSVYAIAEDFEEPSLLFVGTEFGAFVSVDGGNYWKELDKGLPTIAVRDIEIQKRENDLVLATFGRGFYVMDDYSALREFSREIQDAEAHLFSVRQAYQYIPYSRIAASETISWLGPKGFQGEDYFMGENPEFGAAFTWYLKEDIKTMKEQREAEEKERREAGETVYYPSYEQLKAEAEEEKPFLIFTVRDSNGEIVRELTSSPKSGINRIYWDLKFPKVDEISDSDADPSEELDSGIMVLPGSYSVELSKSVDGAITQLAGPVSFEVQSLGNVTLPAENPDEMLAYHKELMDLSKSANSARSAYNELNNRLSYYNAALKAVDAPADLAEKITGMEDDLEAIRKVMFGDRIADQLEMQQAPSLNSRINTAIASGMSSTSDPTETSRRVKAIAEKELKPVLQSLRDIINRQVPSIDRQLNELNAPWTPGRIIELDQG from the coding sequence ATGAAAACTTTCATTCATTTGGGCGCCTTATGCTTTTTGATGGCTCTCACTTCCATTTCTTTAGCGCAAAAATCAGATGACAAGCCGTCCGATCCACGATATGAGACTGCATGGAACAGCCTGGCATTCAGAAGCATCGGCCCGGCCTTCACCTCGGGAAGAATTTCAGATTTTGCAGTAAATCCCAATGACCACAGTGAGTTTTATGTTGCTACTTCCTCCGGCGGAGTCTGGAAGACGACCAATGGCGGAGTGATACTGGAGCCGGTTTTTGACAGTGAAGGATCCTATTCTATCGGCTTTGTTGCCATGGATCCCAATAATCGTAATGTAGTTTGGGTCGGTACCGGAGAGAATAACAACCAGCGTAGTGTAGCTTACGGGGATGGAGTCTATAAAAGCATAGACGGCGGTAAGAGCTGGAGCCATATGGGATTAAAAAATTCCGAGCATATAGGGATGATTGAAATCGACCCCCGAAATTCGGATGTCGTATATGTCGCGGCTACAGGTCCGCTTTGGAGTGCCGGAGGTGATCGCGGTTTGTATAAAACGACCGACGGCGGAGAAACCTGGGAGAATATCCTGGAAATCAGCGAGCATACCGGTATCAACGAGGTGCATATGGACCCGCGTAATCCTGATGTGCTTTATGCTACCGCCCATCAGCGAAGGAGGCATGTATTCACCTACATCAGCGGCGGACCTGAGTCAGCGATATATAAGTCATCAGATGCCGGTGTGACCTGGAAAAAAATAATGAAAGGCATGCCGAGCGGCGATATAGGTCGCATAGGACTCGACATTTCTCCTGCAAATCCGGATGTAGTATATGCTATTGTAGAGGCGCAGGATGATAAAAGCGGATTTTACCGTTCCACCGATCGTGGTGAATCCTGGGAGCGACGCAGTGATTATTCCTCCAGCGGAAACTATTACCAGGAAGTGGTGGCTGACCCTGTTGATACTGACCTGGTATATGTTATGAATACCTTTGCCGGGGTTTCGGAAGACGGCGGTAAGTCCTTTGAAAATGTAGGAGAGCGAAACAAGCATATAGATAATCACGCACTCTGGATAGATCCAACCAACCCGTCGCACCTTCTAAACGGCAATGACGGAGGTGTCTATGAATCCTACGACCGCGGTAAAACATGGCGTTTCTTCACCAATTTGCCGGTCACCCAGTTTTACAAGTTGGCAGTGGACAATGACGAACCCTTCTACAATGTATACGGTGGTACTCAGGATAACTTTACCCTTGGTGGTCCCTCACGTACCAATGCCACTACCGGAATAAATGATGACGAATGGTTTGTAACGGTACTGGGTGACGGTTTTGAACCGCATGTGGATCCGACCAACCCGGATATTGTATATGCCCAGTACCAGTATGGAAACCTGTTCCGTTTTGATAAGAAGAGCGGAGAGATGCAGGATATCAAACCACAGGCACCGGAGGGCGACTACGATTACAACTGGAACTGGGACTCTCCTTTCTTCGTGAGCGTTCATGACCACAAGCGACTTTACTTCGGTTCCGATCGGGTACTGCGAAGTGATGATATGGGTCAAAGTTGGAGAGAATTGAGCGGTGACCTCACACGACAGATCGATCGTAACCGGCTGGAAGTGATGGGCAAAGTCTGGCCTATGGATGCCATCGCAAAAAATGCATCTACTACCGAATACGGGAATATTGTAGCACTTGCCGAGTCGCCACTGGACGAGAATCTGCTATTTGCCGGCACCGATGACGGGTTGATTCACATAAGCGAAGATACCGGAGAAAACTGGCGAAAGATCGAAAAATTCCCCGGGGTTCCCGATATGGTATATGTAAATGAAATTGTCGCTTCTGAGCATAATCGTAACATGCTCTATGCAGCATTCAACAATCATAAGAATGGTGATTTCAAGCCTTACCTGTTGAAGAGTACCAACCTCGGACGCTCATGGCAGCCTATTGTAAATAACTTGCCGGAGAGGGGTTCAGTCTATGCTATTGCTGAAGATTTCGAGGAGCCGAGCCTGCTGTTTGTAGGTACCGAATTTGGGGCCTTTGTTTCTGTGGATGGAGGCAACTATTGGAAAGAGCTGGATAAAGGATTACCCACCATTGCGGTTCGTGATATTGAAATCCAAAAAAGAGAAAACGACCTTGTTCTAGCCACCTTCGGACGCGGTTTCTATGTGATGGATGACTATTCGGCTTTGCGTGAGTTCAGCCGCGAGATACAGGATGCTGAAGCACATCTTTTTTCGGTGCGACAGGCTTACCAGTATATACCTTACAGCAGGATAGCTGCCAGTGAAACCATTTCCTGGCTGGGTCCTAAGGGATTCCAGGGGGAAGACTACTTTATGGGAGAAAATCCTGAATTCGGTGCCGCGTTCACCTGGTATCTGAAAGAGGATATCAAAACGATGAAAGAACAGAGAGAAGCCGAAGAGAAAGAAAGGCGAGAAGCAGGTGAAACGGTTTATTATCCATCCTATGAGCAACTGAAAGCGGAAGCTGAAGAAGAGAAGCCCTTCCTGATATTTACCGTCCGTGATTCAAACGGCGAGATTGTCAGGGAGCTTACTTCCTCACCCAAGTCCGGCATCAACCGTATCTACTGGGATCTGAAGTTTCCCAAAGTTGATGAAATCAGTGATAGTGATGCCGATCCTTCGGAGGAATTGGATTCAGGCATCATGGTGCTGCCGGGTTCGTACTCGGTTGAGCTCAGTAAAAGTGTGGACGGCGCCATTACCCAACTGGCCGGACCAGTCTCTTTTGAGGTTCAAAGTTTGGGCAACGTGACACTACCGGCTGAGAATCCCGATGAGATGCTTGCCTATCACAAGGAGCTTATGGATTTGTCGAAGTCAGCCAACAGTGCACGCAGCGCTTACAACGAGCTAAACAACAGGCTTAGTTATTACAATGCAGCTCTGAAAGCCGTGGATGCTCCAGCAGACCTGGCTGAGAAAATTACCGGTATGGAGGATGATCTGGAAGCGATTCGCAAAGTCATGTTCGGTGATCGCATTGCGGATCAGCTTGAGATGCAGCAGGCACCCTCACTGAATAGTCGTATCAATACAGCTATTGCTTCCGGGATGTCTTCTACCTCAGATCCTACAGAAACCTCCCGGCGCGTTAAAGCTATTGCAGAGAAGGAGTTGAAACCGGTGCTTCAGTCGCTTCGTGATATCATAAATCGACAGGTACCCTCCATCGATCGTCAGCTTAACGAACTGAACGCCCCCTGGACGCCGGGCAGAATTATTGAGCTGGACCAGGGATAA
- a CDS encoding tyrosine phenol-lyase: protein MKSDERKRSWAEPYKIKMVEPVRMISREERQEAIEEAGYNTFLLRSRDVYIDLLTDSGTSAMSDRQWAGMMLGDEAYAGSENFYHLEEAIQKFYGYKHVVPTHQGRGAEHIISQLMIKEGDFVPGNMYFTTTKLHQELAGGTFVDVIIDEAHDPENEHPFKANVDLEKLERLIEEKGADRIPYVSIATSVNMAGGQPISLGNLKKVRELTDKYDIPIIHDMTRVAENAYFIKQREPGYEDVPIKDIVHEICSLTDGATMSAKKDALVNIGGFLALNDEELFKLAQNMVVVYEGLHTYGGMAGRDMEALAIGITESVEENHIRARVGQVQYLGEKLLDMGVPIVKPIGSHGVFLNARKILPHLSQDELPAQTLAAALYVDSGVRSMERGVVSAGRNHETGEHNYPELELVRLTIPRRVYTQAHMDVVAESVEAVYKNREEITGLEFDYEPEYLRFFQSRFKKR from the coding sequence ATGAAATCGGATGAAAGAAAACGATCCTGGGCCGAACCCTATAAAATCAAAATGGTTGAGCCCGTACGAATGATTAGCAGGGAAGAGCGGCAAGAGGCCATCGAGGAGGCCGGATACAATACCTTCCTGCTGCGATCCCGTGATGTGTATATTGACCTGCTGACCGACAGCGGTACTTCTGCCATGAGCGACCGGCAATGGGCCGGTATGATGCTGGGCGACGAAGCTTATGCAGGCAGTGAGAATTTCTATCACCTGGAAGAGGCCATCCAAAAATTTTATGGGTATAAGCATGTGGTTCCGACCCACCAGGGAAGAGGTGCCGAACATATCATATCGCAACTGATGATTAAAGAGGGCGATTTTGTGCCCGGAAATATGTATTTCACCACCACCAAGCTACACCAGGAGCTGGCCGGGGGCACCTTTGTGGATGTGATCATCGACGAGGCCCACGACCCTGAAAACGAGCATCCCTTCAAGGCAAATGTAGACCTCGAAAAGCTGGAAAGACTCATCGAAGAGAAGGGAGCCGACCGCATACCCTATGTGTCCATTGCCACATCGGTGAATATGGCAGGGGGACAGCCGATATCTCTTGGAAATCTCAAGAAAGTCAGGGAGCTCACCGACAAGTATGATATCCCCATCATCCACGATATGACCCGCGTAGCTGAAAACGCCTATTTCATAAAACAGCGTGAGCCGGGCTATGAAGATGTACCCATTAAAGATATTGTCCATGAAATCTGCTCACTTACCGATGGGGCCACAATGAGTGCAAAAAAAGACGCACTGGTTAATATCGGGGGCTTCCTTGCCCTTAATGATGAAGAGCTATTCAAACTGGCTCAAAACATGGTCGTAGTTTATGAGGGCCTTCATACCTATGGTGGCATGGCCGGACGTGATATGGAAGCACTTGCTATCGGCATCACCGAATCTGTTGAGGAGAATCATATCAGAGCCCGGGTCGGACAAGTTCAATACCTGGGAGAAAAATTGCTGGATATGGGTGTCCCGATCGTCAAACCCATTGGGAGTCACGGTGTTTTTCTTAATGCAAGGAAAATTCTGCCCCATCTTAGTCAGGATGAACTTCCGGCTCAGACCCTGGCTGCCGCGCTGTATGTAGATTCGGGTGTGCGCAGCATGGAGCGGGGCGTGGTTTCTGCCGGGAGGAACCACGAAACCGGCGAGCATAACTATCCCGAACTGGAACTGGTGCGCCTCACCATACCCAGAAGGGTCTACACCCAGGCGCATATGGATGTAGTGGCCGAATCGGTTGAAGCCGTATATAAAAACAGGGAAGAGATCACCGGACTGGAGTTTGACTACGAACCCGAGTACCTGCGATTCTTTCAGTCACGCTTTAAAAAACGATAA
- a CDS encoding COX15/CtaA family protein has product MQTGNKYIRRWLWSGAALIFLMVVIGGITRLTGSGLSMSDWNLIMGALPPMNPSEWKEAFEQYRQFPQYQQLNEGMSLPEFKQIFFWEYIHRLLGRIIGVVFLLPFLFFWIRGYFSEKMRNRALILFGLGAIQGAMGWIMVKSGLVDVPYVSHYRLALHLMLAFVLVSFCSWYALDLYHNRRRHRLKQTVDLNAWALTTAALFALQIIWGAFTAGLDAGFIYNTFPMMNGEWLPQNVWSMQPLLINLLENPGTVQWVHRILGTLLLLLVTGLWLRTLNANALKSLRLKAGILFMLIILQYLLGVFTVLYQVPVALGVIHQGFAMIFWIAWLFYYHELKTNYRTGKSLNGA; this is encoded by the coding sequence ATGCAAACAGGTAACAAATACATTCGTCGATGGCTCTGGAGCGGTGCCGCCCTCATCTTTCTGATGGTAGTCATCGGGGGTATTACAAGGCTTACAGGATCCGGCCTTTCTATGTCTGACTGGAACCTGATTATGGGTGCCCTTCCCCCAATGAATCCCTCGGAATGGAAAGAGGCTTTCGAACAGTACCGACAATTTCCACAATACCAACAGCTGAATGAAGGCATGTCCCTGCCGGAGTTTAAACAGATTTTCTTTTGGGAATATATACACCGGCTGCTTGGCAGAATAATCGGTGTAGTATTCCTGCTTCCATTTCTCTTTTTCTGGATACGCGGATATTTCAGTGAAAAAATGCGAAACCGGGCATTGATTCTCTTCGGCCTTGGCGCTATACAAGGTGCCATGGGCTGGATTATGGTGAAAAGCGGACTGGTGGATGTACCCTATGTGAGCCATTACCGCCTGGCATTGCACCTGATGCTGGCTTTTGTACTGGTGAGTTTTTGCAGCTGGTATGCATTGGATCTGTATCATAACCGGCGTAGACATAGGCTGAAACAAACAGTAGATCTGAATGCCTGGGCACTGACAACAGCAGCACTGTTTGCCCTGCAAATAATCTGGGGAGCATTTACGGCCGGACTGGATGCAGGATTTATCTACAACACCTTCCCCATGATGAATGGCGAGTGGCTTCCGCAAAATGTCTGGTCCATGCAACCACTCCTGATCAACCTGTTGGAAAATCCCGGGACTGTTCAGTGGGTTCATCGCATCCTGGGAACCTTGTTACTTCTACTGGTCACCGGACTTTGGCTGAGAACCCTAAATGCAAATGCTTTGAAATCATTGCGTCTCAAAGCCGGCATCCTTTTCATGCTGATAATTCTTCAATACCTGCTCGGAGTATTCACCGTACTGTACCAGGTGCCGGTCGCACTGGGAGTAATTCACCAGGGCTTTGCTATGATTTTCTGGATAGCCTGGCTCTTCTATTATCACGAGCTCAAAACAAATTATCGCACTGGTAAAAGTCTGAACGGTGCCTAA
- a CDS encoding RrF2 family transcriptional regulator, whose product MLLSSSCVYGLRASLYLAANQDGEYISIREMSESLDISFHFLTKTLQQLTAAGLMESQKGPKGGVRLTKKGSKISLYEIVEAIDGNDLFTECALGLPGCGEEKPCPIHDQWADARDNIRAMLQSTNLVELAEKGKNLNLRITADGSFEWG is encoded by the coding sequence ATGCTTCTATCTAGTTCTTGTGTTTATGGTTTGAGAGCTTCACTCTATCTTGCCGCCAACCAGGATGGCGAGTATATCTCCATTCGGGAGATGAGTGAAAGTCTGGATATTTCCTTCCACTTTCTTACCAAAACCCTGCAACAACTTACCGCCGCCGGACTTATGGAATCTCAAAAGGGTCCCAAAGGCGGTGTTCGCCTGACCAAAAAAGGCTCGAAGATCAGCCTCTATGAAATCGTAGAAGCCATTGACGGTAATGATTTATTCACCGAATGCGCCCTTGGACTTCCGGGCTGTGGAGAGGAGAAACCTTGTCCCATTCATGACCAGTGGGCCGATGCCCGAGACAACATCCGAGCCATGTTGCAATCAACCAACCTGGTAGAACTTGCTGAGAAAGGAAAAAACCTGAATCTTAGAATTACAGCAGACGGCAGCTTTGAGTGGGGGTAA
- a CDS encoding dodecin family protein yields MSLAKVIEVMGEGNTMEDAIQNVVKEASKSIDNIRSVYVENIQAIVDNGSVSKYRIDAKVTFVLKKQPAG; encoded by the coding sequence ATGTCTTTAGCAAAAGTCATTGAAGTAATGGGGGAAGGCAATACTATGGAAGACGCCATTCAAAATGTAGTCAAGGAAGCGTCGAAGTCCATAGATAATATCAGAAGCGTATATGTTGAAAATATCCAGGCAATTGTAGACAATGGCAGTGTGAGTAAATACCGCATCGATGCCAAGGTAACTTTTGTTCTGAAAAAACAACCTGCCGGCTGA
- a CDS encoding mechanosensitive ion channel family protein: MAGKIIDNIYSKLGEVFDPETIGTLLANGIINIFVIVAVFLIFYLLWKVLNWLLQPIFRRSKMDETTTIFANSLIKYGILILGLITALDSVGIKTSAVLASLGIVGLTIGFAARDSLSNLISGIIIFLDRPFVIGDLVEIDGKYGQVERITLRSTRVVTVDGKMLAVPNVDVVNKTVTSYTNFPHLRLDIQVTIGVSEDIEKARKILMDLVSDPSYMGEPRPSVVVRELNDYNVLLELRVWIENEREHLQERFRLREAIFNAFNRHNIEMPYETIQLAPFRMEQKMLGN, encoded by the coding sequence ATGGCAGGCAAAATCATTGATAATATCTATTCAAAACTCGGGGAGGTATTCGATCCGGAAACTATAGGCACCCTGCTTGCAAACGGAATCATCAACATTTTCGTGATTGTAGCGGTCTTTCTGATTTTCTACCTGCTTTGGAAAGTTCTAAACTGGCTGTTGCAGCCGATCTTCAGGCGAAGCAAGATGGACGAAACCACAACCATTTTTGCAAACTCGCTGATCAAGTATGGGATCCTGATACTCGGACTCATTACCGCTCTCGATTCCGTCGGCATCAAGACATCGGCCGTACTGGCATCTTTGGGAATTGTTGGACTTACCATCGGTTTTGCGGCGCGGGATTCACTCTCCAATCTTATTTCGGGAATCATCATCTTCCTGGATAGGCCCTTTGTAATCGGCGACCTCGTAGAAATTGACGGTAAGTATGGACAGGTAGAGCGCATAACCCTTCGTTCCACGCGTGTGGTTACGGTAGACGGCAAGATGCTGGCGGTGCCCAACGTGGATGTGGTAAATAAGACAGTGACCTCCTATACCAATTTCCCTCACCTCCGCCTGGATATTCAGGTTACTATCGGGGTCTCGGAAGACATCGAAAAAGCAAGGAAAATTCTTATGGATCTGGTGTCTGACCCTTCTTATATGGGTGAGCCCCGACCCAGCGTAGTAGTTAGAGAACTGAATGACTACAATGTACTGCTGGAGCTGAGGGTATGGATTGAAAATGAGCGTGAACACCTGCAAGAGAGATTTCGCCTGCGGGAGGCCATCTTCAATGCTTTTAACCGGCATAATATTGAGATGCCTTATGAAACTATACAACTGGCTCCTTTCCGGATGGAGCAAAAGATGTTGGGTAATTGA